One Chroococcidiopsis sp. TS-821 genomic window carries:
- a CDS encoding DUF2141 domain-containing protein, translated as MVKILQVFSLAIATSTSLIASTTLAQPSHKLTVVVDGIARPRGQVCFRLYDKDKGFPQSDAGVIQSGCTNAQRSSVVAEFRGLQSGTYAVTVFHDENNDQKLNTNFLGIPREGFAISNNPPIKIGAPKFNNASFSVEGDTTIRVNMRYL; from the coding sequence ATGGTAAAAATATTGCAAGTTTTCAGCTTGGCGATCGCAACTTCTACAAGTTTGATTGCCAGTACAACCTTAGCCCAACCAAGCCACAAATTAACCGTAGTTGTAGACGGAATTGCTCGTCCTAGAGGTCAAGTTTGCTTTAGACTTTACGATAAAGACAAAGGTTTCCCGCAGAGTGATGCGGGTGTGATTCAAAGTGGTTGCACGAATGCGCAACGGTCTTCAGTTGTAGCAGAGTTTCGCGGATTACAATCTGGGACTTATGCGGTAACAGTATTTCATGATGAAAATAACGACCAAAAACTCAACACAAACTTCTTAGGTATTCCGAGAGAAGGTTTTGCAATTTCTAATAATCCTCCTATCAAAATAGGTGCGCCAAAGTTTAATAATGCTAGTTTCAGTGTCGAGGGAGATACGACGATTCGAGTCAATATGCGATATTTGTAG
- the mazG gene encoding nucleoside triphosphate pyrophosphohydrolase: MTHPQKPNQLQATDETLVALQELINVVAKLRSPDGGCPWDLAQTPETLIPYVIEEAYEVVEAIRTQDRKAIAEELGDLLLQVVLQAQIASESGQFSLKEVAQGITQKLIRRHPHVFGDVSVQNVDQVRQNWEQIKAAEKGTSPTDAQKLSHKLSRYARSLPPLLAGMKISHKAAAAGFEWENVEGVWAKYYEELAEFQEAIAHKSLEEQQAELGDLLFVIINLARWYQLDPDAALQGTNQRFVQRIIQMETFAERPLSEYTLEELENLWQQAKAKLAKVQPSEDTV; encoded by the coding sequence ATGACTCACCCTCAAAAACCAAATCAACTGCAAGCTACTGACGAAACTTTGGTAGCCCTACAAGAACTTATCAATGTCGTAGCCAAACTGCGATCGCCTGATGGTGGTTGTCCGTGGGATTTAGCACAAACACCGGAAACGTTAATTCCTTACGTAATTGAAGAAGCCTACGAAGTCGTAGAGGCAATTCGCACTCAAGATCGAAAAGCGATCGCAGAAGAACTTGGAGATTTACTCTTACAAGTTGTGTTGCAAGCCCAAATTGCCTCAGAAAGTGGTCAATTTAGCCTCAAAGAGGTGGCGCAAGGAATTACGCAAAAACTGATTCGCCGTCATCCGCATGTCTTTGGAGACGTTAGCGTTCAAAATGTCGATCAAGTGCGGCAAAATTGGGAACAAATCAAAGCAGCCGAAAAAGGCACATCACCAACTGATGCGCAAAAGTTGAGTCACAAACTCAGTCGCTACGCGCGATCGTTACCACCACTTCTAGCAGGAATGAAAATTTCCCACAAAGCAGCGGCGGCGGGATTTGAGTGGGAAAACGTTGAGGGCGTGTGGGCAAAATATTACGAAGAACTTGCCGAATTTCAAGAAGCGATCGCGCACAAATCATTAGAAGAACAACAAGCCGAACTTGGTGACTTATTATTTGTGATTATTAACTTGGCACGATGGTATCAACTCGATCCTGACGCAGCATTGCAAGGAACGAACCAGAGATTTGTTCAACGTATCATCCAAATGGAAACTTTTGCAGAGCGTCCTTTGTCAGAGTATACGCTGGAAGAATTAGAAAATTTATGGCAACAAGCTAAAGCCAAATTAGCTAAAGTCCAGCCTTCTGAGGATACGGTTTAG
- a CDS encoding metal-binding protein encodes MPSGGTHDRITLWGLPLVSGVTFFHTQSGNLTLIVAGAYLFSGLMFGPDLDLYSRQYQRWGYLRWIWRPYQKALRHRSIFSHGFLIGTTLRVLYLGIWLAFMGIFILGVVHLIWGVELSWQQLVAQSRRSLLQNSTEWLYLFLGLELGAMSHSISDWSSSAYKRRQQNRAKMKKRKRSSTQVKRRK; translated from the coding sequence ATGCCCTCTGGTGGAACGCACGATCGCATTACTTTATGGGGCTTGCCGTTAGTTAGTGGTGTCACTTTTTTCCATACTCAAAGTGGTAACTTAACCTTAATTGTGGCTGGAGCCTATCTCTTTAGTGGCTTAATGTTTGGTCCAGATTTGGATCTGTACTCTAGACAATACCAACGTTGGGGTTACTTGCGGTGGATTTGGCGACCTTACCAAAAAGCTCTCCGCCATCGGTCAATATTTTCGCATGGGTTCCTGATTGGGACAACGCTGCGGGTTCTGTATTTAGGTATTTGGCTAGCGTTTATGGGGATTTTTATTCTAGGAGTGGTGCATTTGATTTGGGGAGTGGAATTAAGTTGGCAACAACTGGTTGCCCAAAGTCGGAGATCGCTGCTGCAAAATTCGACGGAATGGCTTTACTTGTTTCTCGGACTCGAATTAGGTGCAATGAGTCATTCAATCAGTGATTGGAGTAGTTCTGCCTACAAGCGCAGACAACAAAATCGTGCCAAAATGAAGAAACGTAAACGAAGCTCAACACAAGTCAAACGTCGTAAATAG
- a CDS encoding phosphoribulokinase, with translation MSHRPIMLGIVGDSAAGKTTLTKGIAQVLGPENVTVICTDDYHRYDRRQRAEIGITALHPDCNYLDIMQQHLSLLRTGQPILKPIYSHKTGTFEPPQYVKPSKFVIVEGLLGYSTRGARDSFDVKVYLAPPEPLRAQWKIKRDTQKRGYTAEQVKAELEKREPDSEQFIRPQRQWADVVVSFYPPSDEPDRGNGHLNVRLVLRPTIPHPDFTQILDIISSHPHPAIRLELDRDMNKPVDVLEVDGHATSEQVDELEKIICNDMPPHLSHFCSRESNPELGKVAGTTGETIQSYPLAMTQLLITYHMLKATQIYQPIMI, from the coding sequence ATGAGTCATCGCCCGATTATGCTTGGCATTGTTGGAGACAGTGCTGCTGGTAAAACTACTTTAACAAAGGGAATTGCTCAGGTACTCGGTCCAGAGAATGTTACGGTTATCTGTACAGACGATTATCATCGCTACGATCGCCGTCAACGTGCTGAGATAGGTATCACTGCACTACATCCTGACTGCAACTATCTTGATATTATGCAACAGCACCTGTCCTTACTTAGGACAGGACAACCAATCCTCAAACCAATTTACAGCCATAAAACTGGTACTTTTGAGCCGCCACAATACGTTAAGCCCAGTAAATTTGTCATCGTAGAAGGACTTCTCGGCTATTCGACGCGGGGTGCAAGAGACTCGTTTGACGTCAAAGTTTATCTCGCACCACCCGAACCACTACGCGCGCAGTGGAAGATTAAGCGCGATACGCAAAAACGAGGCTATACCGCAGAACAAGTCAAAGCAGAACTCGAAAAGCGCGAACCCGATTCCGAACAATTTATTCGTCCTCAGCGCCAATGGGCAGATGTCGTCGTTAGTTTTTATCCTCCAAGCGATGAACCCGATCGAGGCAACGGTCACTTAAATGTTCGCTTAGTACTGCGTCCGACGATCCCACATCCAGATTTTACGCAAATTTTGGATATCATTAGCAGCCATCCGCATCCGGCAATCCGCCTAGAATTAGATCGAGATATGAATAAGCCGGTAGATGTTTTAGAAGTTGACGGTCATGCAACATCCGAACAAGTAGACGAACTAGAAAAGATTATCTGTAACGATATGCCACCGCATCTCTCGCACTTTTGCAGTCGCGAAAGTAACCCCGAACTCGGTAAAGTTGCTGGTACTACGGGGGAAACAATTCAGAGTTATCCGCTGGCAATGACGCAACTTTTGATTACTTATCATATGCTAAAAGCGACACAAATTTATCAGCCAATAATGATTTGA
- the radC gene encoding DNA repair protein RadC — MTYCLRIADLPTTERPRERLLTHGAKNLATAELIAILLGTGQGQGKLSAVGLGQFILQELGKNQRDPLAVLREITPQELMQIHGIKAAKAATIVAAVELGKRAFQSRPLERTIIDSPAAAAATLSQDLMWQAQERFAVLLLDVKNRLIGTQVITIGTATETLASPREIFREVIRQGATRVIVAHNHPSGNVEPSLQDIELTRQLLAGAQFLDVPLLDHLILGDGNHQSLREITNLWDEYPQGD; from the coding sequence ATGACCTACTGTTTAAGGATTGCAGATTTACCCACAACTGAAAGACCCCGCGAACGCTTGTTAACGCATGGTGCAAAGAACTTAGCCACAGCTGAACTAATTGCAATTTTACTAGGTACAGGTCAAGGACAGGGAAAACTTTCCGCAGTAGGTTTAGGGCAGTTTATTTTACAAGAACTAGGCAAAAATCAGCGCGACCCTCTTGCTGTTCTTCGAGAGATTACACCTCAAGAACTGATGCAAATTCACGGTATCAAAGCAGCCAAGGCAGCGACAATTGTTGCTGCTGTTGAACTTGGTAAACGAGCGTTTCAATCGCGTCCGTTGGAGCGTACAATCATTGATAGCCCAGCAGCAGCTGCTGCAACGTTAAGCCAAGACTTGATGTGGCAAGCACAAGAACGATTTGCGGTGTTGCTTTTAGATGTTAAAAATCGGCTCATTGGCACGCAGGTGATTACAATTGGTACAGCCACCGAAACATTAGCTTCTCCCCGCGAAATTTTTCGTGAAGTGATTCGCCAAGGTGCAACCAGAGTTATTGTTGCTCACAATCATCCTTCTGGTAATGTCGAACCGAGTCTGCAAGATATCGAATTAACGCGACAACTTTTGGCTGGCGCGCAGTTTTTAGACGTTCCCTTACTCGACCATCTAATTTTAGGTGATGGCAATCATCAAAGTCTGCGCGAAATCACAAATTTATGGGATGAGTACCCGCAGGGAGATTAG
- a CDS encoding salt stress protein, Slr1339 family, which produces MDELDKLLAQIDATPHRKIAPPANKSTKSTSDIEHILSEIKVDYAQKESELEQQKAKERYQRAIAWLKTLDPLSSEGLWFEQFAAKYPSKIAAAVDYLNLYM; this is translated from the coding sequence ATGGACGAACTTGATAAACTATTAGCTCAAATTGATGCAACACCGCACCGAAAGATAGCACCACCAGCAAATAAATCAACTAAATCTACTTCAGATATTGAGCATATTTTAAGTGAAATTAAAGTAGATTATGCCCAAAAAGAAAGCGAATTAGAACAGCAGAAAGCTAAAGAGAGATACCAACGGGCGATCGCTTGGCTCAAAACTTTAGATCCACTGTCGAGTGAAGGATTGTGGTTTGAGCAATTTGCGGCAAAGTACCCATCCAAAATTGCAGCCGCAGTTGATTACTTAAACCTTTATATGTAA
- a CDS encoding VWA domain-containing protein, whose product MQDRDYTLIVDKSGSMSTPDQAGGKSRWEIAQESTLALARKCEQFDPDGITVYVFSGKFKRYDDVTSSKVAQVFQENDPMGTTNLAIVLQDAIKNYFQRKAAGKTKPQGETILVVTDGEPDDRRAVFEVLINATRQMERDEELAISFIQVGSDLQATKFLKAIDDQLLGVGAKFDICDTITLDDLEDMSLSEVLLNAIHD is encoded by the coding sequence GTGCAAGACCGTGACTACACCTTAATCGTCGATAAAAGTGGCAGTATGTCTACACCCGATCAAGCAGGTGGTAAAAGTCGATGGGAAATTGCCCAAGAATCTACGTTAGCATTAGCGCGAAAATGCGAACAATTCGATCCAGATGGCATCACGGTTTATGTCTTTTCTGGTAAATTTAAACGCTACGATGATGTCACTTCGAGCAAAGTTGCTCAAGTTTTTCAAGAAAACGATCCGATGGGAACAACAAACTTAGCCATCGTTTTGCAAGATGCGATAAAAAACTACTTTCAACGCAAAGCCGCAGGAAAAACTAAACCTCAAGGCGAAACGATTTTAGTTGTCACTGATGGCGAACCAGACGATCGCCGCGCCGTATTTGAGGTGCTTATCAACGCAACTCGGCAAATGGAACGCGACGAAGAACTTGCCATTTCTTTTATTCAAGTTGGTTCTGATTTGCAAGCAACAAAATTCCTCAAAGCAATCGACGATCAACTCCTCGGAGTTGGCGCAAAATTTGATATATGCGACACGATTACCTTGGACGATCTAGAAGATATGAGTTTATCCGAAGTTTTGCTTAATGCAATTCATGATTAA
- the glsA gene encoding glutaminase A produces MADERQCDRPSSHSHAFQEYLESLYLKYKHLREGAVASYIPELAKVDPDLFSICVITVDGQVYQVGDYNQLFTIQSISKVFVYGMALEEHGRDYVLTKVGVEPTGDAFNSIILDERSKRPYNPMVNAGAIATTSLIKGSGPTERLNRMLDMFQRYIGHEIFVDISVFMSERTTGHRNRGMAHLMLNFGMIDERIDEALDLYFQQCSIMVTCRDLAVMAATLANNGINPMTGERAVDARYVRDVLSVMYTCGMYNFAGEWVYKVGLPAKSGVSGGIIVIVPNQIGIGVFSPLLDTNGNSIRGIKVCEDISQEYGLHLFDSSRGCTKFLEILAQSN; encoded by the coding sequence ATGGCAGACGAGAGACAATGCGATCGCCCTTCCTCGCACTCACACGCTTTTCAAGAATACCTAGAAAGCTTGTACCTCAAATACAAACACCTCCGCGAGGGTGCAGTCGCAAGTTATATCCCAGAACTCGCGAAAGTGGATCCTGACTTATTCAGCATTTGTGTCATTACCGTCGATGGTCAAGTTTATCAGGTTGGAGACTACAATCAGTTATTTACGATTCAATCGATTTCTAAAGTCTTTGTCTATGGAATGGCGCTAGAAGAACACGGACGCGATTACGTTTTAACCAAAGTCGGTGTAGAACCTACCGGAGACGCTTTCAATTCGATTATTCTCGACGAACGCTCAAAACGTCCTTATAACCCAATGGTCAATGCTGGTGCGATCGCGACCACGAGTCTGATTAAAGGTTCTGGACCTACTGAACGCCTCAATCGAATGCTGGATATGTTTCAGCGCTACATCGGTCATGAAATTTTTGTGGATATTTCAGTTTTCATGTCAGAACGTACTACTGGACACCGCAACCGAGGTATGGCACATTTGATGCTTAATTTTGGCATGATTGACGAACGCATCGATGAAGCCCTCGATCTTTATTTTCAGCAGTGTTCAATCATGGTAACTTGTCGTGATTTAGCAGTCATGGCTGCAACGCTTGCCAATAATGGTATAAATCCGATGACTGGAGAACGCGCTGTCGATGCACGCTATGTCAGAGATGTCCTGAGCGTGATGTATACCTGTGGAATGTATAATTTTGCTGGTGAATGGGTGTATAAAGTTGGTTTGCCCGCAAAAAGTGGCGTTAGTGGAGGAATTATTGTCATTGTGCCCAACCAAATTGGGATTGGTGTTTTTTCACCCTTGCTAGATACTAACGGTAATAGTATTCGCGGCATCAAAGTTTGCGAAGATATTTCGCAAGAATATGGCTTGCATTTGTTTGATTCGTCGCGGGGCTGTACGAAGTTCCTTGAAATCCTGGCGCAGAGCAATTAG
- a CDS encoding ParA family protein, whose translation MPPKIIVVSNGKGGVGKTTTAMGLSAIFSERYEVLTVDADSQGSCSWWATRGKMPFDVAQETDPKLLGRLRKVEGYDFVIVDTAPALRSDALKAVIAIADYMVLPTPCAPMDLSALIEVVKATVKPSGIPHRVLLTKVDVRSIGEALEAQNTLIKLGIPVCKTFIRIYKAHERAALEGLPITQLKGKNAREAAADYRRVAAEIQRDWRQ comes from the coding sequence ATGCCCCCGAAGATTATCGTTGTATCGAATGGAAAAGGCGGAGTAGGAAAAACAACTACAGCAATGGGATTATCCGCGATCTTTTCTGAGCGATACGAAGTTTTAACGGTAGATGCAGATAGCCAAGGGAGTTGTTCTTGGTGGGCAACGCGCGGTAAGATGCCCTTTGATGTTGCGCAAGAAACAGACCCCAAGCTATTGGGGCGGTTGCGAAAAGTTGAGGGGTACGATTTCGTTATAGTAGATACAGCGCCAGCACTACGTTCGGATGCGTTGAAAGCGGTAATTGCGATCGCGGATTACATGGTTTTGCCAACACCTTGCGCGCCAATGGATTTATCAGCCTTGATTGAAGTTGTTAAAGCAACCGTTAAACCTTCCGGAATTCCCCATCGCGTACTGTTAACCAAAGTTGATGTTAGAAGCATAGGAGAAGCTTTAGAAGCACAAAATACACTTATAAAATTGGGTATTCCTGTTTGTAAAACATTTATCCGCATTTATAAAGCTCACGAAAGAGCCGCACTTGAAGGATTACCAATCACTCAACTAAAAGGGAAAAATGCGCGCGAAGCCGCAGCAGATTACCGCCGAGTAGCAGCAGAAATACAACGCGATTGGAGGCAATAA